Proteins from a single region of Caldisericia bacterium:
- the ligA gene encoding NAD-dependent DNA ligase LigA — protein sequence MENKEMIKKRIEDLRKLIEYHNYRYYVLDSPEISDEEYDKLFKELVELEEKYPEFKSETSPTMRVGAPPLKEFKTIKHEIPMLSLDNAFNEEDLINFEKRIKRIIGDIEIEYTVEPKFDGLSITLLYENGELKYGATRGNGLEGEDVTQNLLTIKTIPIYIENPPKLLEIRGEVVMFKKDFEELNLEREKRGEPLFANPRNAASGSVRQLDPKITKERKLQFFAYYIARSEGIKFDTQDEILKYLKEKKFIIPPDYEVCKGIGKVIEKCIWYEKKRDDYPFDMDGTVIKVNKLNLHEVLGATTHAPRWAIAYKFPAEEKETIIEDIVVQVGRTGKLTPVAILKPVFVSGSTVSRATLHNEDEIKRLGVKIKDHVIVRKAGSVIPEVVRVLKDKRTGNEIDFEFPKECPICGGDVIRFSGEVDYRCTNASCPAQIKGRILHFVSRDAMNIENIGESLVNQLVDKGLVKDIADLYYLKYDDLIKLERMGPTLANKILRNIDASKDRPLSRLLYGLGIFHVGKHVAQLLTKKFKNIEDFFNLKPEDYMEIEGIGPEIAQSLYSFFKEEKNIELIQKLKIAGVKTSEIIEEKEGKLKGLKFIFTGALESMSRKEAEDLVKSLGGEVASSVSKNINYVVVGKDPGSKLEKAKTLGLKIINEEEFLKLVKE from the coding sequence ATGGAAAACAAGGAGATGATTAAAAAAAGAATAGAAGATCTAAGAAAATTAATAGAATATCATAACTATCGCTATTATGTTCTTGATTCTCCAGAAATTTCAGACGAAGAATACGATAAATTATTTAAAGAATTAGTTGAACTTGAGGAGAAATATCCTGAATTCAAATCAGAGACATCCCCAACAATGAGAGTTGGTGCTCCTCCTCTTAAAGAATTTAAAACAATAAAACATGAAATACCTATGTTATCATTAGATAATGCATTTAATGAGGAAGATTTAATAAATTTTGAAAAAAGAATCAAAAGAATTATTGGTGACATAGAAATTGAATATACAGTTGAACCAAAATTTGATGGATTAAGTATAACACTTTTATATGAAAATGGTGAATTAAAATATGGAGCAACAAGAGGAAATGGATTAGAAGGAGAGGATGTTACTCAGAACTTGCTTACTATAAAAACGATTCCAATTTACATAGAAAATCCACCAAAACTTTTAGAGATTAGAGGAGAAGTTGTTATGTTTAAAAAAGATTTTGAAGAATTAAATTTAGAAAGAGAAAAAAGAGGTGAGCCATTATTTGCAAATCCAAGAAATGCTGCATCTGGTTCTGTTAGACAGTTAGACCCAAAAATAACTAAAGAGAGAAAACTTCAATTTTTTGCATATTATATTGCAAGATCAGAGGGAATTAAATTTGATACACAAGATGAAATTTTAAAATATTTAAAAGAAAAAAAATTTATAATTCCACCTGATTATGAGGTTTGTAAAGGAATAGGAAAAGTAATTGAAAAATGTATTTGGTATGAGAAAAAAAGAGACGATTATCCATTTGATATGGATGGAACAGTGATAAAAGTCAATAAATTAAATTTACATGAAGTTCTTGGTGCAACAACTCATGCTCCAAGATGGGCAATTGCTTATAAATTTCCTGCAGAAGAAAAAGAGACAATAATTGAAGATATTGTAGTTCAAGTAGGAAGAACTGGCAAATTAACTCCTGTCGCAATACTTAAACCAGTTTTTGTTTCAGGTTCTACTGTATCTCGTGCTACTCTTCACAATGAAGATGAAATTAAAAGGTTAGGCGTAAAAATTAAAGATCATGTTATTGTTAGAAAAGCAGGTTCTGTTATACCTGAAGTTGTAAGAGTTTTAAAAGATAAAAGAACTGGTAATGAGATTGATTTTGAATTTCCAAAAGAATGTCCAATTTGTGGAGGAGATGTGATTAGATTTTCAGGAGAAGTAGATTATAGATGCACAAACGCATCTTGTCCTGCTCAAATTAAAGGAAGGATACTTCATTTTGTTTCAAGAGATGCAATGAATATTGAAAATATTGGCGAATCTCTTGTAAATCAACTTGTTGATAAAGGTTTAGTAAAAGATATCGCAGATTTATATTATTTAAAATATGATGATTTAATTAAACTCGAAAGAATGGGACCAACTCTGGCAAACAAAATTTTGAGAAATATTGATGCATCAAAAGATAGACCTTTATCAAGACTTCTATATGGCTTAGGAATCTTTCATGTTGGAAAACATGTGGCACAGTTATTAACTAAAAAATTTAAAAATATTGAAGATTTCTTTAATTTAAAACCAGAAGATTATATGGAAATTGAGGGAATAGGACCAGAAATTGCTCAAAGTTTATATTCTTTCTTTAAAGAAGAAAAAAATATAGAATTAATTCAAAAACTTAAAATTGCGGGAGTAAAAACAAGCGAAATTATTGAAGAGAAAGAGGGAAAACTAAAAGGTTTAAAGTTTATTTTTACTGGCGCACTTGAAAGTATGTCAAGAAAAGAAGCAGAAGATCTAGTAAAATCATTGGGAGGAGAAGTAGCCTCTTCTGTTTCAAAGAATATTAATTATGTTGTTGTTGGTAAGGATCCAGGTTCTAAATTAGAAAAGGCAAAGACATTAGGTTTAAAAATCATTAATGAGGAGGAATTTCTAAAACTTGTTAAAGAATAA
- a CDS encoding C25 family cysteine peptidase, with translation MLKNKFIIIILFLLLFLFLPKIILSKEYEKIYSFNENFEIILDKNIIVDINGDFEKDLTGFYYKNIKIFYEDFLEFVDFKIIYKNILEGDFKFNPQIKLGGETINIKEDFYSPSDNIIFYGNFKKGKDKFLLFKYYPFIFDNYTNVFRIIKNFDLKIKFRGVYYPLTNKKEYQQETYLIIGKNELKETLNFFIKKRSDEGYNVIFKPLEEFSVGDIRNNIRNYLKDNYRKLNIKYLLLIGGSSDIPYFRVYPYKNRFVLTDFFYGELTSDIDLDKDGKQGEPFEDKIDFYSEILVGRVPSNDKNFVKNVLERTLFFETLENKKSILLGGAIWNFETTIFPFTDGAQSLKIIFEETYNKKDFSSILLSEREGVKKSESSNIPLNYENFIIYQNEFKPGLILWQGHGYITSTFRKIWLEDSNKNGIYEENEGREIKFVDIDSINSFNKNYPSIVFMGSCDNMRGIENSLAYYFIKDYSVSVIAATDTAYYGIGWNGFNGGWLQSLMYTFSDYLKDGNSVSFSLSKAKELYFEKFISKAQVEESFANIYVFNIFGPPEISLKSENKIIKSNSAVLKENEIFKISFKVTQSIFNLKGLIEFDKDLIKLFKIESKNTFNYSIIDEGKLMFKIDKIIDNELFTLLFFGKNFGETKIILRGLVIDDKNFYDLMESERIVILKRNYIKYDLNEDGRVDGVDLIEFSKSFGSRFGDNDYIDFYDFTMDGRIDGLDLIEFSINFGKIY, from the coding sequence TTGTTAAAGAATAAATTTATTATAATTATTCTCTTTTTATTATTATTTTTATTTCTTCCAAAAATTATTCTCTCAAAAGAATATGAAAAAATTTATTCTTTTAATGAAAATTTTGAAATAATTTTAGATAAAAATATTATTGTTGATATTAATGGTGATTTTGAAAAGGATTTAACAGGTTTTTATTATAAAAATATAAAAATTTTTTATGAGGATTTTTTAGAATTTGTTGATTTTAAAATTATATATAAAAATATTTTAGAAGGAGATTTTAAATTTAATCCTCAAATAAAACTCGGAGGAGAAACAATTAATATTAAAGAAGACTTTTATTCTCCCTCTGATAATATAATTTTTTATGGAAATTTTAAAAAAGGAAAAGATAAATTTTTATTATTTAAATATTATCCATTTATTTTTGATAATTATACAAATGTATTTAGAATTATAAAAAATTTTGATTTAAAAATAAAATTTAGAGGTGTTTATTATCCACTCACAAATAAAAAGGAATATCAACAAGAAACATATCTAATTATTGGCAAAAATGAACTAAAAGAAACATTAAATTTTTTTATTAAAAAAAGAAGTGATGAAGGTTATAATGTTATATTTAAACCTCTTGAAGAATTTTCAGTTGGAGATATAAGAAATAATATAAGAAATTATTTAAAAGATAATTATAGAAAACTAAATATTAAATACCTTTTACTTATTGGAGGAAGTAGCGATATACCATATTTTAGAGTTTATCCTTATAAAAATAGATTTGTTTTAACTGACTTTTTTTATGGAGAACTTACAAGTGATATTGATTTAGATAAAGATGGAAAACAAGGTGAACCATTTGAAGATAAAATTGATTTTTATTCAGAAATTTTAGTTGGAAGAGTGCCCTCAAATGATAAAAATTTTGTTAAAAATGTTCTTGAAAGAACTCTTTTTTTTGAAACTCTAGAAAATAAAAAAAGTATCCTTTTAGGTGGTGCAATTTGGAATTTTGAAACAACAATATTTCCATTTACAGATGGTGCTCAATCTCTTAAAATAATTTTTGAAGAGACATACAATAAAAAAGATTTTTCCTCAATTTTACTCTCTGAAAGAGAAGGAGTTAAAAAATCTGAATCATCTAATATACCGCTTAATTACGAAAATTTTATTATATACCAAAACGAGTTTAAACCAGGATTAATTTTGTGGCAAGGACATGGTTATATAACTTCAACTTTTAGAAAAATTTGGCTCGAAGATTCAAATAAAAACGGAATATATGAAGAAAATGAGGGGAGAGAAATAAAATTTGTAGATATAGATTCTATAAATTCATTTAACAAAAATTATCCATCAATTGTTTTTATGGGTTCATGTGATAATATGAGAGGAATAGAAAACTCTCTTGCTTATTATTTTATAAAAGATTATTCTGTGTCAGTAATCGCTGCAACAGATACTGCATATTATGGAATAGGATGGAATGGATTTAATGGTGGTTGGCTTCAAAGTTTAATGTACACATTTTCTGACTATTTAAAAGATGGAAATTCAGTTTCTTTTTCACTTTCAAAGGCAAAAGAATTATATTTTGAAAAATTTATTAGCAAAGCCCAAGTAGAAGAAAGTTTTGCAAACATATATGTTTTTAACATTTTTGGACCACCTGAGATAAGTTTAAAATCAGAAAATAAAATTATAAAATCAAATAGTGCAGTTTTAAAAGAAAATGAGATTTTTAAAATTAGTTTTAAAGTAACACAATCAATTTTTAATCTTAAAGGATTAATTGAATTTGATAAGGATTTAATAAAACTTTTTAAAATTGAAAGTAAAAATACATTTAACTACTCTATTATTGATGAGGGAAAATTAATGTTTAAAATTGATAAAATAATTGATAATGAACTTTTTACTTTACTATTTTTTGGCAAAAATTTTGGTGAAACAAAAATAATTTTAAGAGGGTTAGTTATTGATGATAAAAATTTTTATGATTTAATGGAATCAGAAAGAATTGTTATTTTAAAAAGAAATTATATAAAATATGATTTAAATGAAGATGGTAGAGTGGATGGAGTTGATTTAATTGAATTTTCAAAGTCATTTGGGTCGCGTTTTGGTGATAATGATTACATAGATTTTTATGATTTTACAATGGATGGAAGAATAGATGGTTTAGATTTAATTGAATTTTCTATAAATTTTGGAAAGATTTATTAA
- a CDS encoding B12-binding domain-containing radical SAM protein, whose amino-acid sequence MIKKVLLMNPLVGKFQRGEERCQADVEGGSAISLRPPNNLLYLASILRRYNKEVIVRDYPVERDRNFEKDIRDFYPDMVIMSITTGTIEKDLEFFKYLKEQNRNIVTIAEGAHFITAPVSSFNKEIYKYLDFAFYGESEYVLKNFLENYENNKYLENVKGLIYKKNGVWIKNEPPPFIEDLDSLPFPARDLIRNELYKNPDTDKPIATIQTSRGCPGSCIYCLAPIVSGKVVRKRSPKNIVDEIEECVNKYKIDNFFLRADTFTIDRDWVIEISKEIIKRNLKIKWVANSRTKPIDRDMLLWMKKSGCYLIAFGLESGSEKSLKLMKKGVTVKDNLNAVKLAKELGFKVYSFFIIGFPWETEEDILETINFSLKIPSDFVEFHIATPYYGTELYEIMKNENLIKEEIEGHNYFSNPIGGTKYISREKILTLRKKALIKFYLRPNYIFTTLIKQNPRTLKNYINYGFKLIKNSLI is encoded by the coding sequence ATGATTAAAAAAGTTTTATTGATGAACCCACTAGTTGGTAAATTTCAAAGAGGAGAAGAGAGATGTCAAGCAGATGTTGAAGGTGGTAGCGCTATTTCTTTAAGACCCCCAAATAATCTATTGTATCTTGCTTCTATATTAAGAAGATATAATAAGGAAGTTATTGTTCGTGATTATCCTGTTGAAAGAGATAGAAATTTTGAGAAAGATATAAGAGATTTTTACCCTGATATGGTAATAATGAGTATAACAACAGGAACTATTGAAAAAGATTTAGAATTTTTTAAATATCTAAAAGAACAAAATAGAAACATAGTGACAATTGCTGAGGGTGCACATTTTATTACAGCACCTGTCTCTTCTTTTAATAAGGAAATTTATAAATATTTAGATTTTGCTTTTTATGGTGAGAGTGAATATGTTTTGAAAAATTTTTTAGAAAATTATGAAAATAATAAATATCTTGAGAATGTAAAAGGCTTAATTTATAAAAAAAACGGAGTATGGATAAAGAATGAGCCACCTCCTTTCATAGAAGATCTTGATTCCCTTCCTTTTCCTGCAAGAGATTTAATAAGAAATGAACTTTATAAAAACCCAGATACAGATAAACCAATTGCAACTATTCAAACATCTAGAGGTTGTCCTGGTAGTTGTATATATTGTCTCGCACCAATAGTATCTGGGAAGGTTGTAAGAAAAAGAAGCCCAAAAAATATTGTTGATGAAATTGAAGAATGTGTTAATAAATATAAAATTGATAATTTCTTTTTAAGGGCCGATACTTTTACAATTGATAGAGATTGGGTTATTGAAATTTCTAAGGAGATTATTAAAAGAAATTTAAAAATAAAATGGGTTGCAAATTCAAGAACAAAACCAATCGATAGAGATATGTTACTTTGGATGAAAAAATCAGGGTGTTATCTAATTGCTTTTGGTCTTGAATCTGGAAGCGAAAAAAGTTTAAAACTTATGAAAAAGGGAGTAACTGTTAAGGATAATTTAAATGCTGTTAAACTTGCTAAAGAGTTAGGGTTTAAAGTTTATTCATTTTTTATAATTGGTTTTCCTTGGGAAACAGAAGAAGATATTTTAGAAACAATTAATTTTTCTCTAAAAATTCCGTCTGATTTTGTTGAATTTCATATTGCAACACCTTATTATGGAACTGAATTATATGAAATTATGAAAAATGAAAATTTAATAAAAGAAGAGATAGAGGGTCATAATTATTTTTCAAATCCCATAGGTGGAACTAAATATATTTCAAGAGAAAAAATACTAACCTTAAGAAAAAAAGCACTTATCAAATTTTATTTAAGACCTAATTATATTTTCACAACTTTGATAAAACAAAATCCAAGAACTTTAAAAAATTATATTAATTATGGGTTTAAATTAATTAAAAATTCATTGATTTAA
- the hutU gene encoding urocanate hydratase, translating into MFEYREIRAPRGKELNTKGWGQEAALRMLMNNLDPEVAEKPEELIVYGGTGKAARNWEAFWNIVKALKNLENDETLLIQSGKPVGVFKTHEFAPRVLISNAMIVPKWATWDEFRKLEAMGLTMYGQMTAGSWIYIGTQGILQGTYETFAQVAKKHFKGSLKGKFILSAGLGGMGGAQPLAITMNEGICIIAEVDKNRIERRIKTGYLEYFVNTIDEAIKLMEDAKEKGVPRSIGVLTNAVTLYKELLKREIIPDVVTDQTSAHDELNGYVPYQIDYGEALKLRKEKPEEYIKLSYESIVEHVNAMVEFQKRGSVVFDYGNNIRGQASKAGYKEAYSFPGFIQAYIRPLFFIGKGPFRWVALSGDPNDIYVTDEVVIKEFSYDEHLVRWIKMAREKVKFQGLPARICWLGYGERDRFGLIINDLVRKGKISAPIVIGRDHLDTGSVASPNRETEGMKDGSDAIADWPILNGLLNAVSGATWVAIHHGGGVGIGYSIHAGMVIVADGTNLSDKKLKLVLKCDPGIGVVRHADAGYEEAIKFAKEKNIKLPSINLNQ; encoded by the coding sequence ATGTTTGAATATAGAGAGATAAGAGCACCTAGAGGAAAAGAATTAAATACAAAAGGGTGGGGACAAGAGGCAGCATTAAGAATGCTTATGAACAATCTTGATCCAGAAGTGGCTGAAAAGCCTGAAGAATTAATAGTTTATGGAGGAACAGGAAAAGCAGCAAGAAATTGGGAAGCATTTTGGAATATTGTTAAAGCCCTAAAAAACCTTGAAAATGATGAAACTCTTTTAATTCAATCTGGCAAACCTGTAGGAGTTTTTAAAACACATGAATTTGCTCCAAGAGTGTTAATATCAAATGCAATGATTGTACCAAAATGGGCTACATGGGATGAATTTAGAAAACTTGAAGCAATGGGATTAACAATGTATGGTCAAATGACAGCAGGAAGTTGGATTTATATTGGAACTCAGGGAATTCTTCAAGGAACTTATGAAACATTTGCACAAGTTGCAAAAAAACATTTCAAAGGAAGTCTTAAAGGTAAATTTATTCTTTCTGCAGGTCTTGGTGGTATGGGAGGTGCACAACCTCTAGCAATTACAATGAATGAAGGTATTTGCATAATTGCAGAAGTTGATAAAAATAGAATTGAAAGAAGAATAAAAACTGGATACCTTGAATATTTTGTTAATACAATTGATGAGGCAATAAAACTAATGGAAGATGCAAAAGAAAAAGGGGTTCCTAGATCAATTGGTGTTTTAACAAATGCTGTGACTCTTTATAAAGAACTTTTAAAAAGAGAAATAATTCCAGATGTTGTAACTGATCAAACATCTGCACATGATGAACTTAATGGATATGTTCCTTATCAAATAGATTATGGAGAAGCACTTAAATTAAGAAAAGAAAAACCAGAAGAATATATCAAATTATCTTATGAATCTATTGTTGAACATGTAAATGCAATGGTTGAATTTCAAAAAAGAGGTTCTGTTGTATTTGATTATGGAAATAATATTAGAGGTCAAGCCTCAAAGGCAGGTTATAAAGAAGCATATTCATTTCCAGGTTTTATTCAAGCATATATAAGACCATTATTTTTTATTGGTAAAGGACCATTCAGATGGGTTGCTCTATCTGGGGATCCAAATGATATTTATGTAACAGATGAAGTTGTTATTAAAGAGTTTAGTTATGATGAACATTTAGTAAGATGGATTAAAATGGCAAGAGAAAAAGTAAAATTTCAAGGACTCCCAGCTAGAATCTGTTGGCTTGGATACGGGGAAAGAGATAGGTTTGGTTTAATAATAAACGATCTTGTAAGAAAAGGAAAAATTTCTGCTCCTATTGTTATAGGAAGAGATCATCTTGACACTGGTTCAGTTGCATCACCAAACAGAGAAACTGAAGGAATGAAAGATGGTTCTGATGCAATTGCTGATTGGCCAATATTAAATGGTCTATTAAACGCAGTATCTGGAGCAACATGGGTTGCAATTCATCATGGTGGAGGAGTTGGTATAGGTTATTCAATTCATGCAGGAATGGTTATTGTTGCAGATGGAACCAATCTTTCAGACAAAAAATTAAAACTTGTTTTAAAATGTGATCCAGGAATTGGAGTTGTAAGACATGCTGATGCGGGTTATGAAGAAGCAATAAAGTTTGCAAAAGAAAAGAATATAAAATTACCAAGCATTAATTTAAATCAATGA
- a CDS encoding HAD family hydrolase → MKLVLFDLDKTLLDINFDEFLKSYFTLLIPKLAKIIKDKDPLKILKISVDYMINEKNGELNVDKFYKKFIELSQVEQKILKETFLDFYLKEFPKLKIFGKPRDGGREVVLKLMEKNFKVIIATNSIFPEIAIMERIKWANLIDINFPLITTMENMHYAKPNIEYYIEILEKLNADSKDAIMIGDDFEMDIIPAQKIGIKTIHFGVEVKDIREILNLITNN, encoded by the coding sequence ATGAAGCTTGTTTTATTTGATTTAGATAAAACACTTCTTGATATTAATTTTGATGAATTTTTGAAATCATATTTTACTCTTCTAATACCTAAACTTGCAAAAATTATTAAAGATAAAGATCCATTAAAAATTCTTAAAATTTCAGTTGACTATATGATTAATGAAAAAAATGGAGAATTAAATGTTGATAAATTTTACAAAAAATTTATTGAGTTGTCTCAAGTTGAACAAAAAATATTAAAAGAAACTTTTTTAGATTTTTATTTAAAAGAGTTTCCAAAGCTTAAAATTTTTGGAAAACCAAGAGATGGAGGAAGAGAAGTTGTTTTAAAATTAATGGAAAAAAATTTCAAGGTTATAATTGCAACTAATTCAATATTTCCAGAAATCGCAATAATGGAGAGAATTAAATGGGCAAATTTGATTGATATTAATTTTCCCCTTATAACAACAATGGAAAATATGCATTATGCAAAACCAAATATAGAATATTATATTGAAATACTTGAAAAATTAAACGCAGATTCTAAAGATGCAATTATGATTGGTGATGATTTTGAAATGGATATAATTCCAGCACAAAAAATTGGAATTAAAACTATACATTTTGGAGTAGAAGTTAAAGATATTAGAGAAATTTTAAACTTAATAACCAACAATTAA
- the cdaA gene encoding diadenylate cyclase CdaA, whose amino-acid sequence MIEFFKGFNFWNYLISLLDILIITIILYFIISALQKTRVWQLIQGLVIFFIFVLIASRISSMLGLIALNYVLRGILSIGSLLPVMIVVLFQPEIRKFMGSLGRRKIFGESFEFFTGTEVNPIKIIDEIVKSVKYLSLNKIGALIVIKRRDNLNEVIETGIPINSDVTSELISTIFYPNSPLHDGAVVIEEDKIIAARCLLPLSENEALEKELGTRHRAGVGITEVTDAITIIVSEETGIISIAIEGKITRYLSVLELRGMLILLLKKEKSGRVKVGQK is encoded by the coding sequence TTGATAGAGTTTTTTAAAGGTTTCAATTTTTGGAATTATTTAATAAGTTTACTTGATATTTTAATTATTACAATAATTTTATATTTTATTATTTCGGCACTCCAAAAAACAAGGGTTTGGCAACTTATACAAGGTTTAGTTATATTTTTTATCTTTGTTTTAATAGCATCAAGAATTTCAAGCATGTTAGGTCTAATCGCTTTAAATTATGTTTTAAGAGGAATTCTATCGATTGGAAGTCTTTTACCTGTTATGATTGTTGTTTTATTTCAACCAGAGATAAGAAAATTTATGGGTTCTCTAGGTAGAAGAAAAATTTTTGGTGAATCATTTGAATTTTTCACTGGTACAGAAGTAAATCCAATCAAAATAATAGATGAGATTGTTAAATCAGTAAAATATTTATCACTTAACAAAATTGGTGCTCTAATTGTAATAAAAAGAAGAGATAATCTTAATGAAGTAATAGAAACAGGAATACCAATTAATTCAGATGTAACATCTGAATTAATCTCAACAATTTTTTACCCAAATTCACCACTACATGATGGAGCGGTTGTTATAGAAGAAGACAAAATTATTGCAGCACGATGCCTTCTTCCACTTTCAGAAAATGAGGCTTTGGAAAAAGAACTTGGAACAAGACATAGAGCAGGGGTTGGAATAACTGAGGTAACAGATGCTATTACAATTATTGTATCAGAGGAAACAGGAATTATATCAATAGCAATTGAGGGAAAAATAACTCGTTATTTATCTGTACTTGAATTAAGAGGTATGCTAATACTTTTATTAAAGAAAGAAAAATCAGGGAGGGTAAAGGTTGGACAGAAATAA
- a CDS encoding roadblock/LC7 domain-containing protein encodes MEEILRRLKSIPGVIGVMIVEADGLLINSLVETNIDPEAISGLCASIFRNSRSILSTTNLGDLEIAMLEADNGNLFIKRVEEVFLALLTRKDINLGLIRLSIKNASKELVSFL; translated from the coding sequence ATGGAAGAAATTTTAAGAAGATTAAAATCAATACCAGGAGTTATTGGAGTTATGATAGTTGAAGCTGATGGTTTACTTATAAATAGTTTAGTTGAAACAAATATAGATCCAGAAGCAATATCTGGTTTATGTGCCTCTATTTTTAGAAATTCAAGATCAATTCTTTCAACAACAAATCTCGGAGATCTTGAGATAGCAATGCTTGAAGCAGACAATGGAAATTTATTTATTAAAAGAGTAGAGGAAGTATTCCTTGCCCTTTTGACAAGAAAAGACATAAATTTGGGCCTTATTAGATTGTCTATAAAAAATGCCTCGAAAGAATTGGTTTCCTTTTTATAA
- a CDS encoding CdaR family protein, whose product MDRNKITIFLISFLLAFGFWLYVSLGEGPESERVFLVQLTYRNMPQDLTILEGFEKVEIKIVGSKQRISTLRENNIIAYVDLSNLSEGAHNLPINVEIPSFFKIAEIYPSRVNIYLDRVITIEKNIRVDFIGTLKPGLIIDEPEVSPKTIKITGPSKKIDNIRDVSVTIDLSTINSDVTLTIIPKIKDGLGNEIPNLSINPSILKVNIKVKTILSSKVVPIVPKFVGEISGDYGIVRVSIKPSIMTILGKVEVLNKIESLTTEDINITNLKESKIFTTKVVVPEDLELKEENLITIQIIVERKVSKTINNIKIDLLNKNDNFEYIMDPQIIKIEIYGFESIIKDLTPSDFVASISVLNLEDGIYELKVEVISTKENVNILKINPEKVKLIIKKKEG is encoded by the coding sequence TTGGACAGAAATAAAATAACAATTTTTTTAATATCATTTCTGCTTGCATTTGGATTCTGGTTGTATGTTAGTTTAGGAGAGGGGCCAGAAAGCGAAAGGGTTTTTCTTGTACAATTAACATACAGAAATATGCCTCAAGATTTAACGATTCTTGAAGGTTTTGAAAAAGTTGAAATAAAAATTGTTGGATCAAAACAGAGAATTTCAACCTTAAGAGAAAATAATATTATTGCATATGTTGATCTTTCTAATCTTTCAGAGGGCGCCCATAATTTACCTATAAATGTTGAGATACCTTCATTTTTTAAAATAGCAGAAATATATCCTTCTAGAGTAAATATTTATCTTGATAGAGTAATTACAATTGAAAAAAATATAAGAGTTGATTTTATTGGAACGTTAAAACCTGGGCTTATAATAGATGAACCAGAAGTTTCACCAAAAACAATAAAAATAACTGGTCCTTCAAAAAAAATTGACAACATAAGAGATGTATCTGTCACTATAGATTTATCAACAATAAACTCAGATGTAACATTAACAATTATTCCAAAAATAAAAGATGGTCTTGGTAATGAAATTCCAAATTTATCAATAAATCCCTCAATTTTAAAAGTAAATATTAAAGTAAAAACAATTTTATCATCAAAAGTTGTACCAATTGTACCAAAATTTGTTGGTGAAATTTCTGGGGATTATGGAATAGTAAGAGTCTCAATTAAACCATCAATTATGACTATTCTTGGCAAAGTGGAAGTTTTAAATAAAATTGAATCATTAACAACAGAAGATATAAATATAACAAATTTAAAAGAATCTAAAATATTTACAACAAAGGTTGTTGTTCCAGAAGATTTAGAGTTAAAAGAAGAAAATTTAATTACAATTCAAATTATAGTTGAAAGAAAAGTTTCAAAAACTATTAATAATATTAAAATAGACTTATTAAATAAAAATGACAATTTTGAATATATTATGGATCCACAAATTATTAAAATTGAAATTTATGGCTTTGAATCAATTATAAAAGATTTAACTCCATCAGATTTTGTTGCCTCGATTTCTGTTTTAAATTTAGAAGATGGAATTTATGAATTAAAAGTTGAAGTTATCTCAACAAAAGAAAATGTTAATATTTTAAAAATAAATCCAGAAAAAGTTAAATTGATTATCAAAAAAAAGGAGGGGTAA